In a genomic window of Gemmatimonas sp.:
- a CDS encoding HDOD domain-containing protein has translation MSYTEVDVTPPPTAQHVFIARQPIFDTNRRRVAYELLYRAHRDATQATGLSESHMCGDTALHALLSIGLDRLTAGTTAFVNITREHLLGELYKIFDPTAVVLELLETIDGDAAVVDACERAVAEGYRLALDDYDSRPSLDPLLPFASIVKLDVLGKTAEELAPTVARLNARGLTVLAERVETAEMLHACETMGCVLFQGYVFSRPETLDGRAVNVQHATVFNIMALLNEPDVTDSALEEAFRSHPSLSLSLLRIVNSASFGARSVDSIPYAIRLIGREALSRWMLIMLIATVGAQSPVAHEAVVNALVRGRFCETVTAHGLSGDPSARFLVGLLSRMDALLGLPMDSVLERLPVSVDVRDALLKGTGPHAPVLRLADAYERGEWAEVDADDSVAIALRAELAGLYADAALWATQRLTTTAE, from the coding sequence ATGAGTTACACCGAAGTCGACGTGACGCCGCCACCAACGGCGCAACACGTGTTCATTGCGCGCCAGCCAATCTTCGATACCAATCGACGACGGGTGGCGTATGAGCTGTTGTATCGGGCGCACCGGGATGCCACGCAGGCGACTGGCCTGTCGGAATCGCACATGTGCGGCGATACGGCGTTGCACGCCCTGCTGTCGATCGGCCTCGATCGGCTGACCGCGGGCACTACGGCGTTCGTGAACATTACCCGAGAACACCTGCTGGGCGAACTTTACAAGATCTTCGACCCGACGGCGGTGGTGCTGGAACTGCTCGAAACGATCGACGGCGACGCGGCGGTAGTCGACGCCTGCGAGCGTGCCGTGGCGGAAGGGTATCGGCTGGCGCTCGACGACTATGACTCGCGCCCGTCGCTCGACCCGCTCCTGCCGTTTGCCAGTATCGTGAAGTTGGATGTCCTCGGGAAAACTGCCGAGGAACTCGCCCCCACGGTGGCGCGGCTCAACGCGCGGGGGCTCACGGTGCTCGCCGAGCGGGTGGAAACGGCCGAGATGCTGCACGCCTGCGAGACGATGGGGTGCGTGCTCTTTCAGGGCTATGTGTTCAGTCGCCCGGAAACACTCGACGGACGCGCCGTCAACGTGCAGCACGCCACGGTGTTCAACATCATGGCCCTGCTCAACGAGCCCGATGTCACGGACTCCGCGCTCGAGGAAGCGTTCCGCAGCCATCCGTCGCTCTCGCTCTCGCTGCTGCGCATCGTGAACTCGGCCTCGTTCGGGGCCCGCTCAGTCGATTCGATTCCCTACGCGATCCGTCTCATCGGCCGTGAGGCATTGTCGCGCTGGATGCTCATCATGCTCATCGCCACCGTCGGCGCCCAGAGCCCGGTGGCCCACGAGGCCGTGGTGAACGCCCTCGTGCGCGGCCGCTTCTGCGAAACGGTGACCGCGCACGGACTCTCCGGCGACCCGTCGGCGCGCTTCCTGGTGGGACTGCTCTCGCGCATGGACGCGCTGCTCGGTCTGCCGATGGACTCCGTGCTGGAGCGGCTCCCGGTCAGCGTGGATGTGCGCGACGCGCTACTCAAAGGTACCGGACCGCATGCGCCGGTTCTGCGCCTCGCCGACGCGTACGAACGCGGTGAGTGGGCCGAGGTCGATGCCGATGACAGCGTGGCGATCGCGCTGCGGGCCGAGCTCGCGGGGCTGTACGCCGATGCCGCTTTGTGGGCTACGCAACGGCTTACAACAACGGCGGAGTAA
- a CDS encoding ABC transporter ATP-binding protein, with protein sequence MIDVIEYTKLYGDTVAVQSLSFRVAPGDVLGLVGPNGAGKTTTLRALAGILQPTSGSIRIADIDLHTDPVTAKSRLAFIPDEPQLFDYLTVTEHLQFVARLYGVHDAAPRIPVLLEELELTAKKDALPTELSRGMKQKLAIACGLLHQPSALLLDEPLTGLDPVGIRRMKETIAARAREGAAVILSSHLLHLVEELCTRLLVIRKGQAVALGTIAEIVESRPDLAGRSLEEMFIALTGDDTAS encoded by the coding sequence ATGATTGACGTCATCGAGTACACCAAGCTGTATGGCGACACTGTGGCCGTGCAGTCGCTGTCATTCCGCGTGGCTCCGGGCGATGTGCTCGGTCTGGTCGGCCCCAACGGCGCCGGCAAGACTACCACGTTGCGCGCCCTCGCCGGCATTCTGCAGCCCACATCGGGCAGCATTCGGATCGCCGACATCGACCTGCACACCGATCCCGTGACCGCCAAGTCGCGGCTCGCGTTCATCCCCGATGAACCGCAGCTGTTCGACTATCTCACCGTCACCGAGCATCTGCAGTTCGTGGCGCGCCTGTATGGAGTACACGACGCGGCCCCACGTATTCCCGTGTTGCTCGAAGAACTCGAGCTTACGGCGAAGAAGGATGCCCTCCCGACCGAACTCTCACGCGGCATGAAGCAGAAGCTGGCCATCGCCTGCGGCCTGCTGCATCAGCCGTCGGCGTTGCTGCTCGACGAGCCGCTCACCGGACTCGATCCGGTCGGCATCCGTCGCATGAAGGAGACGATCGCCGCACGGGCGCGCGAGGGCGCGGCCGTCATTCTCAGTTCGCACCTGTTGCATCTGGTGGAAGAGCTGTGCACGCGCCTGCTGGTGATTCGCAAAGGACAGGCGGTGGCGCTGGGCACTATCGCCGAGATCGTCGAGTCGCGTCCCGATCTGGCCGGTCGGTCACTCGAGGAGATGTTCATCGCCCTCACCGGCGACGACACCGCCTCGTGA
- a CDS encoding putative ABC exporter domain-containing protein, with the protein MTPTAVQQPAPAPAMLFLYQRTVRNRLRQQLARAKSPRYLAAVVMGMLYIWWALFRNSRLGGGPLAKIVETDVAVPIASALMLLSAARWWVFGGERSALAFTPAEVQFLFPAPVSRRQLVHAKLVRMQLAILLNTFIFSVLLRGSGGTVEGWQRGLSLWMLFSSLALHRLGASIVHANAMEHVGKARRRLILPLIVFGAVLVAVIYGVVTAWPLLKVASLSGTKAVLLAVTDALRTPVPAAALWPVRAVLEPVFLGSGAKWLAAMPWAVAMLLLHYFWVVRLDKAFEEAALEATQHRAERLHRFRTSQMGNSRSRKGKLAKVPSLALTGRPEMAIAWKNVVAALRGGAWRTQLLTFTVGLAVLAAVTRSASDRAGDVFMGVTFGWGAMLLFIGPLWMRFDLRLDLPRLAMLKTMPLPGWRIVAAEIAAVTTLHSITVWSLMVVPLVMFLQEPAMLAESGATIPIIVSVIVGVPIFNALMFTIQNGTALLFPAWVRLGTEARGFETMGQNLLTTGATTLVAAIALVFPVGLGGLVLWFTNDWGGWSVLVATVLACAVVVAELWPILFWLGGVFEKIDVSEVAAST; encoded by the coding sequence ATGACGCCTACGGCTGTGCAACAGCCCGCGCCGGCGCCGGCCATGCTGTTCCTGTATCAGCGCACCGTCCGGAATCGCCTACGCCAACAGCTGGCGCGCGCGAAGAGTCCGCGCTATCTCGCGGCCGTCGTGATGGGCATGCTCTACATCTGGTGGGCGCTGTTCCGCAATTCACGGTTGGGCGGCGGACCGCTCGCGAAGATCGTCGAAACCGATGTGGCCGTGCCGATCGCCAGCGCCCTCATGTTGTTGTCGGCCGCGCGCTGGTGGGTGTTCGGTGGTGAGCGCAGCGCCCTCGCCTTCACGCCGGCCGAAGTGCAGTTCCTGTTTCCCGCGCCGGTGAGCCGACGACAGCTCGTGCATGCGAAGCTCGTGCGCATGCAGCTCGCGATTCTGCTCAACACGTTCATCTTCAGCGTCCTGCTCCGCGGCAGCGGCGGTACGGTGGAAGGATGGCAACGCGGTCTGTCGCTGTGGATGCTGTTCTCCTCACTCGCTCTCCATCGTCTGGGCGCCTCCATCGTGCACGCCAACGCGATGGAGCACGTCGGCAAAGCACGTCGTCGGCTCATTCTGCCGCTCATCGTGTTCGGTGCGGTCTTGGTGGCCGTGATCTACGGCGTCGTGACGGCGTGGCCGCTGCTGAAGGTGGCCAGTCTGTCGGGCACCAAGGCCGTGCTGCTCGCCGTCACCGATGCGCTTCGCACGCCCGTTCCCGCCGCCGCGCTGTGGCCGGTGCGCGCCGTGCTCGAACCCGTCTTTCTTGGGAGTGGGGCGAAATGGCTCGCGGCCATGCCGTGGGCCGTCGCGATGCTGCTGCTGCACTACTTCTGGGTGGTTCGGCTCGACAAGGCGTTCGAAGAAGCGGCGCTTGAAGCCACGCAGCATCGCGCCGAGCGACTGCATCGCTTCCGCACATCGCAGATGGGTAACTCGCGCTCGCGGAAGGGCAAGCTGGCCAAGGTGCCGTCGCTCGCGCTGACCGGTCGTCCGGAAATGGCCATCGCCTGGAAGAACGTGGTGGCCGCACTGCGCGGTGGAGCATGGCGTACACAGCTGCTCACGTTCACCGTCGGTCTGGCCGTGCTCGCCGCCGTCACGCGCTCGGCCTCCGACCGCGCCGGCGATGTGTTCATGGGCGTCACCTTCGGGTGGGGCGCGATGCTGCTCTTCATCGGCCCGTTGTGGATGCGCTTCGACCTGCGGCTCGATTTGCCGCGTTTGGCGATGCTGAAGACGATGCCCCTGCCCGGTTGGCGCATCGTGGCAGCAGAGATCGCAGCCGTGACCACGTTGCATTCGATCACGGTGTGGTCACTCATGGTCGTGCCGCTCGTGATGTTTCTGCAGGAGCCGGCGATGCTGGCGGAAAGTGGCGCCACGATCCCCATTATCGTGTCGGTGATCGTGGGCGTGCCGATCTTCAACGCGCTCATGTTCACGATTCAGAACGGCACGGCGCTGCTCTTTCCGGCGTGGGTGCGACTGGGCACCGAGGCGCGCGGGTTCGAAACGATGGGGCAGAACCTGCTCACCACCGGCGCCACCACGCTGGTGGCCGCGATCGCCCTGGTGTTCCCGGTCGGCTTGGGCGGACTGGTCCTCTGGTTCACCAACGACTGGGGTGGCTGGTCGGTGCTCGTCGCCACGGTGCTGGCCTGCGCCGTGGTCGTGGCCGAGCTCTGGCCGATCTTGTTCTGGCTGGGTGGCGTATTCGAGAAGATCGATGTGAGTGAAGTCGCGGCCTCCACCTGA
- a CDS encoding heme-binding protein gives MRLTRLLSAAAVVALAVTTPRVSAAQLADTKMLTADAVKSLLSSAEATAKQNKWNVSIAITDAAGDLLGFLKLDNASTGSVQIAQGKARTAARFGRPTKVYADRILSDTLTFLSVDGLVALQGGLPILVGGKVIGAVGVSGATSAQDEQVAATAIAAVIKL, from the coding sequence ATGCGCCTCACTCGCCTGCTCTCCGCCGCCGCCGTTGTCGCCCTCGCGGTCACCACGCCCCGAGTCTCGGCGGCCCAGCTCGCCGACACCAAGATGCTTACTGCCGATGCGGTCAAGAGCCTGCTCTCGAGCGCCGAGGCCACCGCGAAGCAGAACAAGTGGAACGTGTCCATCGCCATCACCGATGCCGCCGGTGACCTGCTGGGCTTCCTCAAGCTCGACAATGCCAGCACCGGCTCCGTCCAGATCGCGCAGGGAAAAGCCCGTACCGCCGCCCGCTTCGGCCGGCCCACGAAAGTGTATGCCGACCGGATTCTGAGCGATACGCTTACGTTCCTTTCGGTCGACGGACTCGTCGCTCTTCAGGGCGGCTTGCCCATTCTGGTCGGCGGCAAGGTGATCGGCGCCGTCGGGGTGAGCGGAGCCACCAGCGCGCAGGACGAACAAGTCGCCGCGACCGCAATTGCGGCTGTCATCAAATTGTGA
- a CDS encoding PAS domain-containing sensor histidine kinase has product MPHALAALRDSNARYRVLADTMLHGVVHQAADGRIIAMNPAAERILGQSRAEMLGSTSEHAEQHTVREDGSVFPAAEHPSMRALATGVAVRGVIMGVYNPRERQRRWICIDAVPIMHADAPKPVEVYTVFEDITERRATELALKARDAHFRLLVEHMPDLYLRTNLHTGHYEYVSPASMKMFGFSAEQMMQKDFVHLLDMVYEDDGPAVIAAIERLTRDGRAESEFRSLSSSGDLRWFWSIMTLVPDEQGAPMYRDTFVREITDRKRIELELSDAVDQKNRFIATLAHELRNPLAPLGNVVALLQDPISPARLLWCRDIIERQVTQMGRLLDDLLDLSRITHGKITLQREQVTLTAMLERGIEMARPAIEACRHDLVVDVSSERLHVYGDIVRLAQVCCNLLTNAAKYTDAGGIITLRILRDGLHAVIEIEDTGIGIAEADLERVFGMFSQVDTTRTRSGDGLGIGLSLAKGIVELHGGEVEARSAGLGHGSTFSVRLPLAM; this is encoded by the coding sequence CTGCCGCATGCACTCGCGGCACTTCGCGACAGCAACGCACGGTATCGCGTGCTGGCCGACACCATGTTGCATGGTGTCGTCCATCAGGCCGCGGACGGTCGGATCATCGCCATGAATCCGGCCGCCGAGCGCATCCTCGGACAGTCACGGGCCGAGATGCTCGGCAGCACCTCGGAGCATGCCGAACAGCACACCGTGCGGGAAGACGGCTCCGTTTTTCCTGCGGCGGAGCATCCCTCGATGCGCGCGCTGGCCACTGGCGTCGCGGTCCGCGGCGTGATCATGGGGGTCTACAATCCGCGCGAGCGACAGCGCCGGTGGATCTGCATCGACGCCGTTCCCATCATGCATGCGGATGCGCCAAAGCCGGTGGAGGTGTACACCGTCTTCGAAGACATCACGGAGCGACGCGCCACCGAACTCGCACTAAAAGCCCGCGACGCACACTTCCGCCTGCTCGTCGAGCACATGCCCGACCTGTACCTGCGGACCAACCTGCACACCGGGCACTACGAGTACGTCAGTCCGGCCAGCATGAAGATGTTCGGCTTCTCCGCCGAACAGATGATGCAGAAGGACTTCGTGCATTTGCTCGATATGGTCTACGAAGACGACGGGCCCGCGGTCATCGCCGCCATCGAGCGGCTCACGCGCGATGGTCGCGCCGAGTCGGAGTTTCGCAGCCTCTCGAGTTCGGGCGACTTGCGCTGGTTCTGGTCGATCATGACCCTCGTGCCAGACGAGCAGGGCGCGCCGATGTATCGGGACACCTTCGTCCGCGAGATTACCGATCGGAAGCGCATCGAATTGGAGCTCAGCGACGCGGTGGATCAGAAGAACCGCTTCATCGCCACCCTGGCCCACGAGCTGCGCAATCCACTCGCGCCACTCGGCAACGTGGTCGCGCTGTTGCAGGATCCCATCTCGCCCGCTCGACTGCTCTGGTGTCGCGACATCATCGAGCGTCAGGTCACGCAGATGGGGCGCCTGCTGGATGACCTGCTCGATTTGTCACGCATCACGCACGGCAAGATCACGCTGCAGCGCGAACAAGTCACGCTCACCGCCATGCTCGAGCGCGGCATTGAAATGGCGCGCCCTGCCATCGAGGCTTGCCGCCACGATCTCGTGGTCGATGTGTCGAGTGAACGCTTGCATGTATACGGCGACATCGTGCGGCTGGCGCAGGTATGCTGTAACCTGCTCACGAACGCCGCCAAGTACACCGACGCCGGCGGAATCATCACGCTGCGCATTCTGCGCGACGGACTGCACGCCGTGATCGAAATCGAAGATACCGGCATCGGCATCGCCGAAGCGGATCTCGAACGCGTGTTCGGCATGTTCAGTCAGGTCGACACCACCCGTACGCGCTCCGGCGACGGCCTCGGCATCGGCCTCTCGCTGGCGAAAGGCATCGTGGAACTGCATGGCGGAGAGGTCGAGGCGCGCAGCGCCGGACTCGGGCACGGCAGCACGTTCAGCGTTCGGCTGCCGCTGGCGATGTAA
- a CDS encoding DUF1289 domain-containing protein — protein sequence MSDSSLSIVPATSPCIKVCVIDLNGECRGCRRTLAEIGGWSYMSLDARRAVNQRIGFRGHDEQR from the coding sequence ATGAGCGACTCGTCCCTTTCGATTGTTCCGGCGACCTCCCCGTGCATCAAGGTCTGCGTCATCGACCTCAACGGTGAGTGCCGTGGTTGCCGCCGTACCCTCGCGGAGATTGGAGGCTGGTCGTACATGTCGCTCGACGCACGACGCGCGGTGAATCAACGCATCGGTTTTCGCGGACACGACGAGCAGCGATAG
- a CDS encoding ATP-binding protein, translating into MSHASGATVLGAASFLADGGEMGRRIRDFDWAATSLGEAERWPAPLKTIVRMMLTTNHAVFVFWGPDLICLYNDAYSRSLGSEQHPSILGMKGPDAWAIAWDVIAPQIALVTSGQGATWHENQRIPIQRHGRLEETYWTYSYGPIHDDGAPNGVGGTLVLTTETTEHVFAQRRLQSGEARWRSRFEQAPGFVAILEGPTHCFEFANPPYRELIGGRDCIGRNVIDVLPEAESHGFLALLDRVYHDGVPFLGTAVPLTLTAPSDGIARTRYLDFVYQPIRDDGGRITGVFAHGSDVTDRVNASSALIDSEARYRALAEQLPGGAVFVIDESLRFVMAGGEALLTAERVPQDFVGRTIDEVFDAGTVAAYAPHLRDAFNGNAFEVEHRTFGRYFLTRGTPLRTVGGTVYGVLAVSSDITDRRRVENQLRTANGRLAGVMSAAEIGVWWWDMDTTVVGHDRNLARLYNLGDVVTSTLEQHTANIAAEDWHIVEAAVVNAKATGTFYIREYRIRDADGQVRWLGARGRVERDPVSGHDVLTGLVIDITDLKVLEESLRASDRQKDRFLAMLAHELRNPLAPLLNAVTMLEADPISSRDLAWCRDVIGRQTRQLAFLLDDLLDISRITHGRLWLERRDVSLSSIIEAAIETVTPILNAREHRLHIDVPDEPLSLYVDPDRMAQVLANLLGNAAKFTEPGGDIELQARECNGVVEIVVRDSGIGLAADDHEHIFSMFSQVDPAAGRPRSGLGIGLSLVRGLVELHDGDISVHSDGPGHGSAFTIRLPALAS; encoded by the coding sequence ATGAGTCATGCCTCCGGCGCCACCGTACTCGGGGCTGCTTCGTTTCTCGCCGACGGTGGCGAAATGGGACGGCGCATCCGGGATTTCGATTGGGCCGCGACGTCGCTGGGCGAGGCCGAGCGCTGGCCGGCACCGCTCAAGACCATCGTGCGGATGATGCTGACCACGAATCACGCGGTGTTCGTGTTCTGGGGGCCCGATCTCATCTGCCTCTACAACGACGCCTACAGTCGCTCGCTTGGCAGCGAACAGCACCCGTCCATCCTCGGTATGAAAGGCCCGGACGCGTGGGCCATTGCCTGGGATGTGATTGCGCCGCAGATCGCGCTGGTCACATCCGGACAAGGCGCCACGTGGCACGAGAACCAGCGCATTCCGATCCAGCGCCACGGTCGGCTCGAGGAAACGTATTGGACCTACAGCTACGGTCCCATTCACGACGACGGGGCGCCCAATGGCGTAGGCGGTACGCTTGTCCTCACCACCGAGACCACCGAGCATGTCTTCGCGCAGCGACGGCTGCAGTCGGGCGAGGCACGGTGGCGATCGCGCTTCGAACAGGCGCCGGGCTTTGTGGCGATTCTTGAAGGCCCGACGCATTGTTTCGAGTTTGCCAATCCGCCGTACCGTGAATTGATCGGTGGACGCGATTGCATCGGGCGCAACGTGATCGACGTGCTGCCCGAAGCTGAATCGCATGGCTTCCTTGCGCTACTCGACCGCGTGTATCACGACGGCGTGCCGTTTCTCGGCACAGCTGTTCCGCTCACGCTCACTGCACCGTCAGACGGCATCGCGCGAACACGCTATCTCGATTTCGTCTACCAGCCCATTCGCGACGACGGCGGACGCATCACCGGTGTCTTCGCGCATGGGTCCGACGTGACCGATCGCGTGAACGCGAGCAGCGCACTGATCGACAGCGAAGCGCGCTATCGGGCCTTGGCCGAGCAGTTGCCAGGTGGTGCCGTATTCGTGATCGACGAATCACTGCGCTTCGTCATGGCTGGTGGCGAGGCATTGCTCACGGCCGAACGGGTGCCGCAGGATTTCGTCGGTCGCACCATCGACGAAGTCTTCGACGCCGGGACGGTGGCCGCGTACGCACCGCACCTTCGCGACGCGTTCAATGGCAACGCGTTCGAAGTCGAACACCGCACGTTCGGCCGCTACTTCCTCACGCGAGGCACGCCACTGCGCACGGTGGGCGGCACAGTGTATGGCGTGTTGGCGGTCTCCAGCGATATCACCGACCGCAGACGCGTGGAGAATCAACTGCGCACGGCCAACGGCCGGCTCGCCGGCGTGATGTCGGCGGCGGAGATCGGCGTCTGGTGGTGGGACATGGACACCACCGTCGTCGGACACGATCGCAATCTGGCGCGACTGTACAATCTTGGTGACGTGGTCACATCCACACTGGAGCAGCACACCGCGAACATCGCGGCCGAAGACTGGCACATCGTGGAAGCCGCCGTCGTCAACGCGAAAGCCACGGGAACGTTCTACATTCGCGAGTACCGCATCCGCGACGCCGACGGCCAGGTGCGATGGCTCGGCGCGAGAGGACGCGTGGAGCGTGACCCCGTGAGCGGCCACGATGTGCTGACCGGACTCGTCATCGACATCACCGACCTCAAGGTGCTCGAGGAGTCACTCAGGGCGTCGGACCGGCAGAAAGACCGTTTTCTCGCGATGCTCGCACATGAGTTGCGCAATCCGTTGGCGCCGCTGCTGAACGCCGTCACCATGCTCGAGGCTGATCCGATCTCGAGCCGCGATCTCGCCTGGTGCCGCGATGTGATCGGCCGGCAAACGCGCCAGCTGGCGTTCTTGCTCGACGACCTGCTCGATATTTCACGCATTACGCATGGTCGCCTGTGGCTCGAGCGACGTGACGTGTCGCTCAGCAGCATCATCGAGGCCGCCATCGAGACCGTCACGCCGATCCTCAACGCGCGCGAACATCGTCTGCACATCGATGTGCCGGACGAACCGCTGTCGCTGTACGTCGACCCCGATCGCATGGCCCAGGTCCTGGCCAATCTGCTCGGCAACGCCGCCAAGTTCACGGAGCCGGGTGGCGACATCGAGCTACAGGCCCGCGAGTGCAACGGCGTCGTGGAAATCGTCGTGCGCGACAGCGGCATCGGATTAGCCGCCGATGATCACGAGCACATCTTCAGCATGTTCTCACAAGTCGACCCAGCCGCCGGCCGCCCACGGAGCGGACTCGGCATCGGGCTCTCCCTCGTGCGCGGCCTCGTCGAACTGCACGACGGCGACATCAGCGTACACAGCGACGGACCCGGTCACGGCAGCGCCTTTACCATACGGCTCCCCGCGCTCGCGAGCTAA
- a CDS encoding FKBP-type peptidyl-prolyl cis-trans isomerase, with translation MRLTLAVVMTVVVIAGCARAPRYAPPIPAVEGKAVSLFSLDGIDLVVGAGTPLTAGRCVYAHYTGWTVDGKKFDSSRDTTNAGRVKDPISFPQGFRRVIAGWDLGFQGMHVGGSRRLIIPWQLAYGEKGRPPVIPERATLIFDVELMQVADTIPRADGAPRPAGQAPSCPAWSAVKPAS, from the coding sequence ATGAGACTTACGCTTGCTGTTGTGATGACGGTGGTGGTGATCGCGGGGTGTGCTCGGGCGCCGCGGTATGCGCCGCCGATTCCGGCGGTGGAGGGGAAGGCGGTGTCGCTCTTCTCGCTCGATGGGATTGACCTGGTGGTCGGTGCTGGCACGCCGCTCACGGCGGGGCGGTGTGTGTATGCGCACTACACGGGGTGGACTGTCGACGGCAAGAAGTTCGATTCGTCGCGTGATACCACTAACGCCGGACGCGTAAAAGACCCAATCAGCTTTCCGCAGGGATTCCGTCGCGTGATCGCGGGATGGGATCTGGGCTTTCAGGGCATGCACGTGGGCGGGTCGCGCCGGCTCATCATTCCCTGGCAGTTAGCGTACGGCGAGAAGGGGCGGCCGCCGGTGATTCCGGAGCGGGCGACGCTGATTTTCGACGTGGAGCTGATGCAGGTGGCGGATACGATTCCGCGTGCCGATGGGGCGCCGCGGCCGGCGGGACAGGCGCCGTCGTGCCCGGCATGGAGTGCGGTGAAGCCGGCGTCGTAA
- a CDS encoding sigma-70 family RNA polymerase sigma factor, with protein MTAPAASRRVTDQPTHLIDQVRAGDPHALGQLYDEFAPRLLRVAHQLLGSREDAEDAVHDMFLGLPEALRRYEERGALRAWLTTRTVRVALMRLRRVKRRREDTLTDIGHAAPNTAGDLGDASELERAIAMLPDTLRAVFVLRQIEGFTHPEIATMLGISEGNSRVRHTRALEQLRARITR; from the coding sequence ATGACTGCTCCTGCCGCCTCCCGCCGAGTGACTGACCAACCGACGCACCTGATCGATCAGGTGCGAGCCGGTGATCCGCACGCACTCGGCCAACTCTACGACGAGTTCGCGCCGCGACTGCTGCGCGTGGCCCACCAACTGCTGGGCTCACGCGAAGACGCCGAAGACGCGGTGCACGACATGTTCCTCGGGCTGCCTGAGGCGCTGCGACGCTATGAAGAACGTGGCGCGCTGCGCGCGTGGCTCACCACCCGCACCGTGCGCGTGGCACTCATGCGACTGCGCCGCGTGAAGCGACGTCGCGAGGACACACTCACCGACATCGGGCACGCAGCGCCCAACACCGCCGGCGACCTCGGCGACGCGAGCGAACTCGAACGCGCCATCGCCATGCTGCCCGACACGCTGCGAGCCGTATTCGTGCTGCGACAGATCGAAGGTTTTACCCATCCCGAGATCGCCACGATGCTCGGCATCTCCGAAGGCAACTCGCGTGTGCGCCACACCCGCGCCCTCGAACAGCTTCGCGCCAGGATCACCAGATGA